GCCGGGCGTCGCCGCCCCATTCTAAGGTGCCGCCCATGACCGCGCGGCGCAGCAGAAGATTGCCGCCAGCCGCCTTGACCGGGGTGCTGAACTGGTCAAGTGCCGGGGTTTCGGCGCTGCGGTCGGCGTTCACGCTTGTGAAGCTGCTGCGGAAATGGCGGTCGATGCCCCAAAGGGTTGCCTCCATATCGGTGTCACCGTCGCGCACGATCCGGAGGGAAGCTTCGCGGGAGCGGGTGCTGTTCCGCGCTCCGGGGCTGCCGTTCACGCGCTGTTCGTCAAAGGCCGCCGCTTGCAGGCGCAGGGTCAGTCCGTCGCCATGCCAGGTCATGCCGAGCTGTCCGCGCTTGAGTGTGCTCGCGCCGGGCCGGTCGATGGGGCCCTGTTGATCGCGCTCGATCAGGTCATATCCGGCACTGTCGAAAATCTGCCCGCCGATGTCGATGGTGAGCGCGCCGGAACTCGCGTAAGCACCCCCGGATCCAGCAAAGGTCGATTTGCTGCCGACCGATAGATCAGCATAGCCGCCATTGCCCTGGGGCAGGCGGGAGGTGATGCGGATGGTGCCCGCAAGCGCCGCATTGCCGTAAGGTCCGGCGCCGCCGCCGCGGATAATGTCGACCCGTTCGATGGCGGCGGGGGCAAGCGCACTCCAATAGATCCAGCCACCGAACGGATCATTGGCGGGCATGCCGTCGACCAGCACCAGGGTGCGTCCGGCACCGCTCGGTCCGATGGCACGCAAGCTGATCCCTTGGGCAGTAGGATGGGCGGCGGTACTGGAGCTGCGGCGAAACAACCCGAATCCGGGCACGGCGCGCAAGGCGTCATCAAGCCGGGAGGAGGCGGCGCGGGCGAGATCCTCGCTATTGATCACCGTGACCGCATAAGCGGCAAGGCTCGGGGACGGCGGCAGGGCAAGGGCCTCCACCAGAACGGTGCTGTCAGCATCGGGAGACATGGCGGCCAGCGACATGAAAACAAGCGGCAGAAGAGATGTCACGGCAACCGGAGTCCTTCCTCAATGGGGGCTCAACATTAGCGACTTGAGATCATTCCACAAGCAGGATGCGTCTATATTTAAAGGACAATTAACCATTTTTGCTTTTAATTAGGATAGGGCTGCCTGCCTGAAATTGTAATTATGAAACTGCCTGGACAAGACGATGGACGCACTCACAGAGAACCCTACCCGAGTGACAGGGGACCAGTTGCAGGATGAGGCGCTTGCGGCTTTTGCGGCCGGAGATCCAGTGATCGCGCGGCAGATGCTTGCGGCGGCCCTGCGTCTCGCGCCGAAGGATTATAATCTGCAGTATCTGCAGTCGATCATGCTCGGGGCTTGCGGGGAGCCAAGACTGGCGGAGGTTGCGTTCGAGACCGCAACCCAGGCACAGATCGATGATCATCTGGAGCGTCTGCTCGGCGATGGATATGCCGCTTTTCAGGAAACGGCGGCCAAGCTGCGCGAGCTCGGCATGGCTCTCTATCAAAAGAATCAGATGAGCCTGGCCGGGGATTGTTTTCGGCAGTCGATCCGAAAGGATCCGGGCAATTTCGAAGCCTGGAAAATGCTCGGGCTCGCCTTGCAGCATCAGGGCCGCAGTGACGAGGCGGTCAATGTCTTTCGCACCGCGCTGCAGTTCTGGTCGTCGAACGCCATGTTGCACAGCATGTTGCATTATGCGTTATGTTTTGGACCGCGTGATCATCATGAACTGATGATTGAAGGGCAGCGTTGGAACGCGGCCCATGCGGCGGCGCGAATGCCGCGTCCTCTCCAGCACGGCAATGATCGCAATCCGGATCGTCGGTTGAAGATCGGTTATTTTTCCTCGATCTTTTCCCAGCATCAGTTGAGCTATTTTCTGGAGCCCGTGTTTTCCAATCACGATCGCGCGGCGTTCGAGATTTATTGTTATGTCAGCAATGATGCGCCCGAGGATCCGACGCAGCAGCGCATTCAATCCATGGTCGATCACTGGCGGCCGGTGGCGACGCTCAATGACGCGGCGATGGCCCAGCAGATCCGCGATGACGGGATTGATGTTCTCGTTGATCTGTGGGGCCATACCATCGGCAACCGTTTGTCGGCTTTTGCTTTTAAACCTGCGCCGGTGCAGGTGGAATGGTTGAATTACGGGGTCACCACGGGCCTTGAGGCCATGGATTACATTTTCCTCGCCGACAATTGGTATGTGCCTGGGGATGAGGCGCTATTCTCGGAAGAGATCTATACCATCGGTGACATTGCCGCTCCCTTCCGGACGTCGACCGTCATTCGCAACCCGGGCAAAACTCCGGCGTTGGACAAAGGCCATGTGACCTTCGGGTCCTATAATCACCCCGGCAAGATCACCGATCGGGTGGTGGAGTTGTGGGCGCGGATTCTGAAGGGTGTGCCGAACAGCAAGCTCATGCTGCGCTATCGTTATTTCGAAGATCTGGTAACGCAAAAGCGATTTGAGATGCGGTTTTTCGCTCATGGCATCGAAGCCGGGCGTCTGGTGTTTGCGCCGCATGTGAGCGGAGCGGAGTATTGGACCAGTTTCCGCGATATTGACCTCGCGCTCGATAGCTTCCCCTATCAAGGCTACACGACAACATTCGATGCCCTGACGGCGGGGGTGCCGCTGTTATCTTACGAGGGCGATTTTCATCGTGAACGGCCGACGCCCACGGTTCTTCGAAATTGCGGGCTCGACAGTCTCGTGGCCACGTGCCATGACGATTATGTGGCGCGGGCTATCGCGCTCGGCAGCAATCCAGGCGAATTGAACCGCCTGCGCAAGATCGTCGGCCCGGCTCTGCAGGGATCATCGACTGCGGATGGGGCGGGCTTCACGCTGAAACTTGAAGCCGCTTATCGGGATGTCTTCCGTCGCTGGTGCGAGAGCGCCGGCTAACAGTTGCGCCACTTGGATGCTTCGGCCATCTTGGCCTCCTTAGTATCGGGTCTTGGGGGTGTCAGATGGTCGCGATTTCGCTTTTCACGCTCGGCGGCACTATTGCCATGCGCGACGAGGGCGGTGGGGCGCGGCCCGCGCTTGGGCCAGCGGAGCTTATGGCCGGACTGGATCTTGATCCGGCGCACGTGGATCTCACGGCCGAGGCGGTTGTCAATCTGCCGAGCGGGCATCTCACCCTTGACGATATCTATGATCTGGCGCGGCGCATCAGGGCGGCGATCGACGATGGCGCGGAGGCTGTGGTGGTGACGCAAGGCACCGACACCCTTGAGGAAACCGCCTTCGCGCTTGATCTGCTGCTTGACGTCGATCAGCCGATTGTGATCACCGGAGCCATGCGGGCGGCGTCGACCCTCGGCACCGACGGCCCGACCAATTTGCACGCGGCCATACTGACTGCGGCCGATCCGACCGCACGCGGGCGCGGTGTGCTCGTGGTTCTGAATGACTCTGTCCATGGCGCGCGGGGCGTGACCAAGGCGCATACGTCGCGGGTCGATGCCTTTCGTACCCGGGATGGCGGGCCGATTGGTCTGATAGCCGAGGGTCGGATTGTTTGGGCGGGGGCACTCACGCGCTCGCCGCGTCTGGTCCTGCCACTTCAGGCGCGGGCGCGTGTGCCGGTGTATACAAGCTATCTTGGCGATGACGGCGTGGCGCTTCTGGCGCTCGCCGCCATGGATCTTCAGGGATTGGTGGTCGAGGGGTTCGGTGGCGGTCACGTGCCGCCTGCCCTGGGGCAGACCCTTGAGAGCGTGGCGGCGCAGGTGCCGGTGGTTTTAGCAAGCCGCTGCGCCGAAGGGCCGGTCCTGACCCAAAGCTATGGTTATGCTGGCAGCGAAAGGGATCTGATCGCGCGCGGGCTCATACCGGCCGGAAACCTCGCCGGGGTGAAGGCTCGGCTGGCGCTCACGATCCTGCTTGATGGTGGCGCCGACCTTGAAAGGGTGAAAGCGTTTTTCGCCGCCCTCTAGCTTGCATAGACGAACTATGGGGTGTTAGAGTTTTCCGAAAGGAAGCCGTAAAGGCAAAATTTGGGAGACGTGACCGTGATCTTAAGTTCGCCGGACCGCATTGCCGATTATCGCCGTCGAGGATGGTGGGGGGATCTCAGGGTTGATGATCTGTTACGGAAGGCGGTCGCGGATCAGCCAGGGGACAGTCCATGTCTGCTTGATCCCTTGAACCGCACGGCGCTTGTGGGCGGCGCGCCGAAGCGGCTTAGTTTTCCCGATATCGACCGCGCTGTTGACGGGTTGGCCGCCGGGTTTCTCGATCTCGGTTTGCACAAGGGCGATGTGGTCGCGGCGCAGATGCCGAACATTGTCGAGGGCGTGTTGCTGCTGCTCGCCTGTGCGCGGCTTGGGCTTATTCTCTGTCCCGTGCCCATGCAATATCGCGAGCATGAGCTGCGCCATATCCTCGGTCTCGTAGACGCCCGGATGTTCGTGACCGTTCCGGAGTTGCATGGGTTTGCGCATGCTGCCATGGCCTTAGGCTTGCAGGATGAATTGCCGGGCATTGCCCATGTGGGTGTTTTCGGCGCGGGGGTGCCTTTAGGTGCGGTCCGACTGGATGATCTGCTGGCCGGTCGGGCTGACCGGGCGGCGGTGCTTGATTACAGCGCGAAAAATCCGATCGATCCCATGGAGGTGTTCACCATCTGCTGGACGTCCGGCACCGAAGCGAAACCAAAGGGCGTGCCGCGCAATCATGCGCAATGGATGGCCAATATGGTGGCCTGCGTTGAATGCGGCGACCTCAAGCCGGGTGACCGGTTGCTGAGCCCGTTCCCCATGGTCAATGTGGCGGCCATCGGTGGTCTGGTGCTGCCCTGGTTGCAGACGCAGGGTGTGCTTGCGCAGCATCATCCGTTCGACCTGCCAACCTTTCTGCGCCAGATCGCAGAGGAAAAAATCAATTACACCATCGCCCCGCCCGCTATCCTCAACATGCTGTTGAAGAATGATGCCATGCTGGCGCAGACCGATGTCTCGACCATGCGCACCATGGGGTCTGGCTCGGCACCGCTCGCGCCCTGGATGGTCAAGGGCTGGCAGGAGCGGTTCGGCATCACGGTGATCAATATCTTCGGCTCGAACGAGGGCACGTCGTTGTTCTCGACCGGTCATGACATTCCCGACCCCGAGGAACGGGCGCAATATTTCCCGCGTTTCGGTGTGGAGGGCATCACCTGGCCGTCGCATTGCGCGCGCATGATCCGCACCCGCCTCGTGGACCCCGAGACGGAGGAGGAGATCACCGCGCCCAATGTGCCGGGAGAACTCCGCATCGACGGGGCGATGAAATTCGATGGCTACTGGAATTCGCCGGATTTGAACGCCACCGCCTTTGATGCTCAGGGTTACTTCAAGACCGGCGACACTTTTGAAATCGCAGGCGACGGAGAGCGGGCGCGTTATTACCATTTCGTCGGCCGCTCCAAGGAAATCATCATCCGCGGCGGCGTCAATATTTCCCCGGCGGAACTCGATGCGGTGATAGAAAGCCACCCGAAACTTCAGGAAGCCGCCTGCGCCGGATATGTCGATGACCGTCTGGGCGAACGGGTCTGCGCCGTTGTGGTGCCGAAGCCGGGGCAGGATATCACGCTGCCTGAACTTGTGGACTATCTGCAATCCAAACAGATGGCGGTGTATAAACTGCCGGAACGGCTGATGACCATGCCCGCCCTGCCGAGGAACGCGCTCGGCAAGGTGGTGCGCCGCACGCTCGCGGTCGAAGTCGCAAAACAAATCGCGGCGGAAATGGTGTGAGCTGCAGCATGGATTGCCGGGTCAAGCCCGGCAATGACACTTATATAAAACCGGCAATGACACTTATATAAAAGCTGTCATACGCGGGCTTGACCCGCGTATCTATGGCTCCGCCTCAATCGTCGGCGAGCAGCAAGCGCACGAGCTGGGTGCGCGAATGCACAGCGGCTTTTGAAAAGATTGAGCGCAGGTGGTTTTCCACCGTGCGCGTGCTCAGGCACAACTGATCGGCGATCTGGGGGTTGCTTTGCCCGGCGAGGACCAGGCGAATGATGTCATTCTCGCGCCGGGTCATGCCGAGGGTGGCGGTCCGGGTCTCCAGGGACAGTTCAAGGCGCGACGGGCTGAGGGTGACGAGGATGCGCTGGCTGTCGCCCTCAAGCATTTGGGCCGAGGCCGTGCAGTCATTGCCGAGGCGTTCCCGCACGGTGCCGCCGGTCAGTTTTGCCCGGGCGCAGAGCTTCAGGATCTCCGCATAAATCGGCGCTTCGGGACGCGGCATGAGGCCGCTGTCCGGCCCATCGAGGCCGATGAGGCGGGCGGCGCAGGGGTTCGCATATCTAAGGGTGCGGCTGGCGTCGAACATCAGCACGCCCATTTCGGCGGTGGCGCGGCTCAGGCCGGAGAGCAGGTCTTCCTGTTGCTTCAGCCGTTCCGTCAGGGTCATGCCATTGACGCAGGCGAACAGCGCTGGGGCCACCTGCATGGCGCGGGTCATTTCGCTGCTGGCAAAATGGCGCGACGCCCGTGGGCGGTGAAACCCGAAGGCGAAGATGGAGGCGTTTTCCACGCTCGGCCGGAAAAACAGGGCCATGACATGGTGGATATGCTGTGGCCGCAGGAATTCATTATAATAACTGCTGTTGGTCAGATGACGGTCGTCATGAAGCTCCGACAGGCAGACCAGATCGAACTTGCCCGGGGCGATGCTGTAACGGCCATCGGGCGAGAAGCTTTTGAGGATCACCGGGTCCTCATGCAGGTAATGATCATAGGATTTGAGCGCCTGCTCAGGCACCTCATGACGGGCCTGCCGGGTCGGCCGGAAGCCCTTGCCGTCATAGGAAAATTCAAACAGCACACTGGTTTCGGCGTCAAGAAACCCGGTGACGCGCTGCAGGATGCCCTGGGTCAGGTCGGTGAAATTTCGGCAATCCAGAATGCCATGACAAATCTCCAGAGCGTTCTCACGCTCCGGCGCACTTGTTACGCTCTGTCCGGCCAGGATCGATGTTGCTGGCAGGGTCATTCAGCTCTCCCCAAACACGCATGTGTTAACAGGTCCTGGCCTTATATGGCCTTATGGGATCTCTGTTATGCGCTTCCTAAAGTCACTCCCGTTTCAGTCCGGCAAACTATGGCACAGAGCCGGTCCCCCTCGCAAATGACATTGCGGGGAAGACCGGGCTGCTGAGAATCAATCGTCGAATACAACTCGGAGATGTCCGGCGGCACCGCCCGCGACCGCAAGGTCATGCATGAGACGGCCGTCAACGATGGCGGCGAGGCTGCCGTCGTCGTTATAGCCAACGAGCGGACCATGGGCGACGGCGAACATGATGACGCCGCCCGGGGAGGTCGGCTCATGGCGCGCGCCTGCGGGTTCATAGACATAACTGCCGACGCCGCCGCGATCGTCTTCATAGCCGAACTCGCCTTCGATCAGAAAGGCTTCGACCGCGCCGAGGTGACCATGCACCGGTGCCTGAATGCCGGCATCGACCTTCAGCAGCATGCTGAAGCCGCCGGATTTTTTGTCGACATTCAACAGTTTGAAATGAGTGCCCACCATCACCCAAGGCAGCCAGGGCAGGTCCGTCGGGTCGAAAAAGACCGGATGCTGCGGTTTGATGGCGGCGATGGCGGATTGGCCTGTGCGTTCGAGTTGTTCCATGATCTGTCCTTCTCCCAAGGATTGGTCCATCTCTGACTCTAGTCGCTGGCCTGCGGGCTGGAATGACGTGAATCACTCAATTTTTGCCGAGAAGCAGGGTCTATTCGGGAAAATTTGGCGTCTGAGTGGTTCACGTCATGGCAGGGTCGGGTGGGCATGGCATTGATGGCGAGAGTTGAATGATGAAGACGCGTCCCGAGCCCTGACAAAAGCAATGGGGCCGGATGCGCGCAATGAATTTGGGGAGGTGCATCTATGACACAAACAAATCAGATCAAACTTCGGAAGCAGACCATAGCCGCTGGCGTCTCCATGATGGCTCTGGCTATGGCTTCGGCGGCCACGGCGGCAGAACCCAATGCGGATGTCGGCTATACCCTGGAGGAAATCGTCGTCACCGCGCAGAAGCGGGAAGAGCGCCTGCAGGACACGCCGATTTCGATCACGGCTTTCACCGGGGCGGCCCTCGCGGAAAAGTCGGTGTTCAATTTGCAGGCTATTGCCCAGTTCACGCCGAACGTTGAAATCAACAACGGCCGCGCCGACGGCGGCGGGTCGTCCTTCAATGCTTATATTCGCGGCATCGGCCAGCAGGACTTCCTGTTCCCGACTGAACCCGGCGTCGGGCTTTATGTGGATGGCGTCTATCTTGCGCGGACCAGCGGCGGCACCCTGGCGCTGTCGGATATCGCCCGCATCGAAGTGCTGCGCGGGCCCCAGGGCACGCTCTATGGCAAAAACACCGTTGGCGGCGCGATCAATATTTATTCGCTGCAACCCGACGCCAATGGGCCGGTGACCGGAGCCATCGAAGGCACCACCGGGCGCTTCAATCGGTCG
The sequence above is drawn from the Govania unica genome and encodes:
- a CDS encoding O-linked N-acetylglucosamine transferase, SPINDLY family protein, encoding MDALTENPTRVTGDQLQDEALAAFAAGDPVIARQMLAAALRLAPKDYNLQYLQSIMLGACGEPRLAEVAFETATQAQIDDHLERLLGDGYAAFQETAAKLRELGMALYQKNQMSLAGDCFRQSIRKDPGNFEAWKMLGLALQHQGRSDEAVNVFRTALQFWSSNAMLHSMLHYALCFGPRDHHELMIEGQRWNAAHAAARMPRPLQHGNDRNPDRRLKIGYFSSIFSQHQLSYFLEPVFSNHDRAAFEIYCYVSNDAPEDPTQQRIQSMVDHWRPVATLNDAAMAQQIRDDGIDVLVDLWGHTIGNRLSAFAFKPAPVQVEWLNYGVTTGLEAMDYIFLADNWYVPGDEALFSEEIYTIGDIAAPFRTSTVIRNPGKTPALDKGHVTFGSYNHPGKITDRVVELWARILKGVPNSKLMLRYRYFEDLVTQKRFEMRFFAHGIEAGRLVFAPHVSGAEYWTSFRDIDLALDSFPYQGYTTTFDALTAGVPLLSYEGDFHRERPTPTVLRNCGLDSLVATCHDDYVARAIALGSNPGELNRLRKIVGPALQGSSTADGAGFTLKLEAAYRDVFRRWCESAG
- a CDS encoding asparaginase: MVAISLFTLGGTIAMRDEGGGARPALGPAELMAGLDLDPAHVDLTAEAVVNLPSGHLTLDDIYDLARRIRAAIDDGAEAVVVTQGTDTLEETAFALDLLLDVDQPIVITGAMRAASTLGTDGPTNLHAAILTAADPTARGRGVLVVLNDSVHGARGVTKAHTSRVDAFRTRDGGPIGLIAEGRIVWAGALTRSPRLVLPLQARARVPVYTSYLGDDGVALLALAAMDLQGLVVEGFGGGHVPPALGQTLESVAAQVPVVLASRCAEGPVLTQSYGYAGSERDLIARGLIPAGNLAGVKARLALTILLDGGADLERVKAFFAAL
- a CDS encoding class I adenylate-forming enzyme family protein, with product MILSSPDRIADYRRRGWWGDLRVDDLLRKAVADQPGDSPCLLDPLNRTALVGGAPKRLSFPDIDRAVDGLAAGFLDLGLHKGDVVAAQMPNIVEGVLLLLACARLGLILCPVPMQYREHELRHILGLVDARMFVTVPELHGFAHAAMALGLQDELPGIAHVGVFGAGVPLGAVRLDDLLAGRADRAAVLDYSAKNPIDPMEVFTICWTSGTEAKPKGVPRNHAQWMANMVACVECGDLKPGDRLLSPFPMVNVAAIGGLVLPWLQTQGVLAQHHPFDLPTFLRQIAEEKINYTIAPPAILNMLLKNDAMLAQTDVSTMRTMGSGSAPLAPWMVKGWQERFGITVINIFGSNEGTSLFSTGHDIPDPEERAQYFPRFGVEGITWPSHCARMIRTRLVDPETEEEITAPNVPGELRIDGAMKFDGYWNSPDLNATAFDAQGYFKTGDTFEIAGDGERARYYHFVGRSKEIIIRGGVNISPAELDAVIESHPKLQEAACAGYVDDRLGERVCAVVVPKPGQDITLPELVDYLQSKQMAVYKLPERLMTMPALPRNALGKVVRRTLAVEVAKQIAAEMV
- a CDS encoding helix-turn-helix domain-containing protein, which codes for MTLPATSILAGQSVTSAPERENALEICHGILDCRNFTDLTQGILQRVTGFLDAETSVLFEFSYDGKGFRPTRQARHEVPEQALKSYDHYLHEDPVILKSFSPDGRYSIAPGKFDLVCLSELHDDRHLTNSSYYNEFLRPQHIHHVMALFFRPSVENASIFAFGFHRPRASRHFASSEMTRAMQVAPALFACVNGMTLTERLKQQEDLLSGLSRATAEMGVLMFDASRTLRYANPCAARLIGLDGPDSGLMPRPEAPIYAEILKLCARAKLTGGTVRERLGNDCTASAQMLEGDSQRILVTLSPSRLELSLETRTATLGMTRRENDIIRLVLAGQSNPQIADQLCLSTRTVENHLRSIFSKAAVHSRTQLVRLLLADD
- a CDS encoding 2,4'-dihydroxyacetophenone dioxygenase family protein — protein: MEQLERTGQSAIAAIKPQHPVFFDPTDLPWLPWVMVGTHFKLLNVDKKSGGFSMLLKVDAGIQAPVHGHLGAVEAFLIEGEFGYEDDRGGVGSYVYEPAGARHEPTSPGGVIMFAVAHGPLVGYNDDGSLAAIVDGRLMHDLAVAGGAAGHLRVVFDD